In the Quercus lobata isolate SW786 chromosome 5, ValleyOak3.0 Primary Assembly, whole genome shotgun sequence genome, one interval contains:
- the LOC115992995 gene encoding uncharacterized protein LOC115992995 — protein MGNCLRRESSSMVWAGDDWGSLNSSKNHHDAMIAEADHDHKGNNMERHRLLGNMSSSSASAGNNHAREVKIKITKKELEELVNMQGLSMEQVLARLAEAADDGKYELERQRSWRPALQSIPEVN, from the coding sequence ATGGGAAACTGCTTGAGACGTGAATCTAGTTCAATGGTATGGGCTGGTGATGATTGGGGTTCCCTCAATTCTTCAAAGAACCACCATGATGCAATGATAGCTGAAGCTGATCATGACCATAAAGGCAACAACATGGAAAGGCATAGGCTTCTTGGTAACATGTCTTCCTCTTCTGCAAGTGCTGGTAATAATCATGCAAGAGAGGTGAAGATCAAGATTACAAAGAAGGAGCTGGAAGAGTTGGTAAACATGCAAGGTTTGTCTATGGAACAAGTTCTTGCTCGTTTAGCAGAAGCTGCTGATGATGGTAAATATGAGTTGGAACGTCAAAGGTCATGGAGGCCAGCCCTGCAAAGCATTCCAGAGGTTAATTAA